The Procambarus clarkii isolate CNS0578487 chromosome 39, FALCON_Pclarkii_2.0, whole genome shotgun sequence genome window below encodes:
- the LOC138372636 gene encoding mRNA decay activator protein ZFP36L3-like: protein MLPQAHLLPGALMLPGAHMLRGANNVPKARMLPGAHMLPEAHFLPRAHLIHGAHSKPGAYVLAGANMLPAAHMLPEAHLLPAAHLLRGANNVPKAHMLPGAHMLPEAHFLPRAHLIHGAHLKPGAYVLPGANMLPAAHMLPEAYFLPGANFLPGDHMLPTAYMLTEAYMLPGALCCLERTCCVKPTCSLEPTCSLEPTCCLEPTCCLKPTCCLDPTCCLEPTCWLEHTCSVEPTCCLEPTCYVEPTMCLKPTCCLKPTSCLEHT from the coding sequence ATGCTGCCTCAAGCTCACTTGCTGCCTGGAGCCCtcatgctgcctggagcccacatgctgcgaGGAGCTAACAATGTGCCTAAAGCccgcatgctgcctggagcccacatgctgcctgaagCCCACTTCCTGCCTAGAgcacacttgatacatggagcCCACTCGAAGCCTGGTGCCTACGTGCTGGCTGGAGCGAACATGCTGCCTGCAGCTCACATGCTGCCTGAAGCCCACTTGCTGCCTGCAGCCCACTTGCTGCGAGGAGCTAACAATGTGCCtaaagcccacatgctgcctggagcccacatgctgcctgaagCCCATTTCCTGCCTAGAGCACACTTGATACACGGAGCCCACTTGAAGCCTGGTGCCTACGTGCTGCCTGGAGCGAACATGCTGCCTgcagcccacatgctgcctgaagcctacttcctgcctggagcaAACTTCCTGCCTGGAGACCACATGCTTCCTACAGCCTATATGCTGACCGAAGCctacatgctgcctggagcctTATGCTGCCTGGAGCGCACATGCTGCGTGAAGCCCACATGCTCCCTGGAGCCGACTTGCTCcttggagcccacatgctgcctggagcccacgtgctgcctgaagcccacatgctgccttgatcccacttgctgcctggagcccacatgctggtTGGAGCACACTTGCAGCGTGGAACcaacatgctgcctggagcccacatgctacGTGGAGCCCACAATGTGCCTGAAGCCTACATGCTGCCTGAAGCCCACTTCCTGCCTGGAGCACACTTGA